From a region of the Corallococcus coralloides DSM 2259 genome:
- a CDS encoding toxin-antitoxin system YwqK family antitoxin: MLHCPSCLSNHHTGFDRCVTCEETLADWLNFDFSSAVLPNQRRVRAVAASGGAVPLARYDGENKDGKKEGLWTYWYENGKRHSTGTFRDDKKEGLWTFWSSHGALESEGTFKDGKKEGLWTSWYENGKVQSKGTYSDGAREGLWALWSEEGKLQQKGIYESGLREEFWHHSFPDKTSAEGTYKGGLRDGLWTFQSALGRTEKTGTYNGGLRHGLWTLRFPDGTVSRGTYEAGVRTGLWTDEEAGEDYVLMSKGIFKDGVRLVLWSDDAAPHGSREYDAPNRGRAKLPTYMRESGDPLERTYWAGVREGRWSYKLEFPMGHWGWDIDSGHKESEGIFEDGVREGPWTYWFDASDYGGGEEFIDFGGVYRDGVRDGPWLLGNRTEEHEEGTCVGGVREGLWTHWYCKGKKQMEGTYADGVREGRWISWFSNGNKQEEGTYKDGKREGPFNLGDESGGGQFGMYEAGLQEGNWVSWHENGKKREEGLYRQGRREGLWTSWGNGGKKESEGTYSAGSKDGPWTYWRAPDNTFDLPFLSGDFGRSFPVDAKRFEGAYRDGKKEGLWTFWFADGTKRQRKFEDDEEVALPD; encoded by the coding sequence ATGCTCCACTGCCCAAGCTGCCTGTCTAATCATCACACCGGGTTCGACCGGTGCGTCACCTGCGAAGAGACGCTCGCCGACTGGCTGAACTTCGACTTTTCGTCCGCCGTACTTCCGAACCAACGCCGGGTGCGCGCGGTGGCGGCGTCGGGCGGCGCGGTTCCGCTCGCCCGCTACGATGGGGAGAACAAGGACGGCAAGAAAGAGGGGCTCTGGACCTACTGGTACGAGAACGGAAAGAGGCACTCCACCGGGACCTTTCGGGACGACAAGAAGGAGGGGCTCTGGACCTTCTGGTCCTCACACGGAGCGCTGGAGTCCGAGGGAACGTTCAAGGACGGCAAGAAGGAGGGGCTCTGGACCTCCTGGTACGAGAACGGGAAGGTGCAGTCGAAGGGAACGTACTCGGACGGCGCCCGTGAGGGCCTCTGGGCCCTCTGGAGCGAGGAGGGAAAACTGCAGCAAAAGGGAATCTACGAGAGCGGCCTCAGAGAGGAGTTCTGGCACCACTCGTTTCCGGACAAAACGAGCGCAGAGGGGACGTACAAGGGCGGCCTTCGGGACGGGCTCTGGACCTTCCAGTCCGCGCTTGGAAGGACTGAGAAAACGGGGACCTACAACGGCGGTCTTCGCCACGGACTCTGGACCTTGCGATTTCCCGACGGGACCGTCTCAAGGGGCACGTATGAGGCGGGCGTGCGAACGGGTCTCTGGACCGACGAGGAGGCGGGCGAGGATTACGTCCTGATGTCCAAGGGGATCTTCAAGGACGGCGTTCGCCTAGTGCTTTGGAGCGACGACGCGGCGCCGCACGGAAGCCGGGAGTACGACGCCCCCAACCGCGGTCGAGCGAAGCTACCGACCTACATGCGTGAGTCCGGCGACCCGCTCGAGCGAACGTATTGGGCCGGCGTTCGAGAAGGACGCTGGAGCTACAAGCTTGAGTTCCCAATGGGACACTGGGGCTGGGACATTGATTCCGGCCACAAGGAGTCCGAGGGGATTTTCGAGGACGGCGTTCGGGAAGGGCCCTGGACCTACTGGTTCGACGCGAGCGACTACGGGGGTGGGGAAGAATTCATCGACTTCGGTGGCGTGTACAGAGACGGCGTTCGGGACGGGCCCTGGCTCCTCGGGAATCGGACCGAAGAGCACGAGGAGGGGACGTGCGTGGGCGGCGTTCGGGAGGGCCTGTGGACCCACTGGTACTGCAAAGGGAAGAAGCAGATGGAGGGGACGTACGCGGACGGTGTGCGCGAGGGGCGGTGGATCTCTTGGTTCTCCAACGGCAACAAGCAGGAGGAGGGGACCTACAAAGATGGAAAGAGAGAGGGCCCCTTCAACCTCGGCGATGAGTCCGGAGGCGGGCAGTTCGGGATGTACGAGGCCGGCCTTCAGGAGGGGAACTGGGTCTCCTGGCACGAGAACGGGAAGAAGCGGGAGGAGGGCCTGTACAGGCAGGGCAGGAGGGAAGGGCTGTGGACCTCCTGGGGCAACGGCGGGAAGAAGGAGTCCGAAGGGACGTACAGTGCCGGCAGTAAGGACGGGCCTTGGACCTACTGGCGCGCCCCCGATAACACTTTTGATCTGCCGTTCCTGAGCGGGGACTTTGGACGGTCGTTCCCGGTTGATGCGAAGCGGTTCGAGGGCGCGTACAGGGACGGCAAGAAGGAGGGGCTCTGGACCTTCTGGTTCGCGGACGGAACAAAGCGCCAACGGAAGTTCGAGGACGACGAGGAGGTTGCGCTCCCGGACTGA
- a CDS encoding helix-turn-helix domain-containing protein encodes MIAANVRATRLKRGMPLEGLAEAAIITTAYLQRVEYGRVNISVVTLVTLARALETRLDTLVESARLEGGDQAVPGAGQTERSTRGETAAP; translated from the coding sequence ATGATTGCCGCGAATGTGCGGGCGACGCGGCTGAAGCGTGGGATGCCCCTGGAGGGGTTGGCAGAGGCTGCGATTATCACCACTGCCTACCTTCAGCGTGTGGAGTACGGGCGAGTGAACATCAGCGTCGTGACGCTTGTGACCCTGGCCAGGGCTCTGGAGACCCGACTCGACACCCTCGTTGAATCGGCTCGCCTGGAGGGGGGAGACCAAGCCGTCCCCGGCGCCGGGCAGACTGAGCGGAGCACCAGGGGCGAAACTGCGGCGCCGTAG